Proteins from one Chitinophaga oryzae genomic window:
- a CDS encoding GNAT family N-acetyltransferase has translation MQIITRDATTQQLEAAIAQNHRDLFLLDARIKNGVIHQQDGLCWTYTEKEGAGTILFPALSDNIAPLNAMMDFYQQHQGKHIGCWSLQPAETAHLDALLLARGFQPGWQPCWMSLDLQTINTGFPLPEGLHIAADNETPLHTITALPYAGDNNSCSTGLQHEDQAQVQRFVAALNGTIVAQTLLLFGGGVAGIYNVGVVPEARGKGIGKAIVSAACLYAREKGYHYATLNANPMGRPVYEQLGFQWIGDGLTWWITDDRLQSRPPDAAGTALAEAVGKGDMAALAAFAGADLNKPLCNGMQLLELAAHCGQPAAAEWLIAHGAACSALDAWNLGWKDRAAALLAENPAEVNRLYGNFQYTLLHVAVEKNDIALAQLALSAGPDLQITDAIHEGNALGWAYYLDRPAIEAMIKAYQSAQGL, from the coding sequence ATGCAGATCATCACCCGCGACGCCACGACCCAACAGCTTGAAGCTGCCATCGCGCAAAACCACCGCGACCTGTTCTTACTCGATGCCCGTATAAAAAACGGCGTTATCCACCAGCAAGATGGTCTTTGCTGGACCTACACCGAAAAGGAAGGCGCCGGCACCATCCTCTTTCCGGCACTATCGGATAACATCGCCCCGCTGAACGCGATGATGGATTTCTATCAGCAACACCAGGGGAAACACATCGGATGCTGGTCCTTACAGCCCGCGGAAACAGCACACCTGGATGCGCTGCTTCTTGCAAGGGGCTTCCAGCCCGGATGGCAACCCTGCTGGATGTCGCTGGACCTGCAAACGATCAACACCGGCTTCCCTTTACCGGAAGGACTGCATATTGCGGCCGACAACGAAACGCCCCTCCACACCATTACAGCGCTGCCGTATGCCGGTGATAACAACAGCTGCTCAACGGGCCTGCAACACGAAGACCAGGCGCAGGTACAGCGCTTTGTAGCCGCGCTGAACGGCACCATCGTCGCACAAACCCTGTTGTTGTTCGGTGGCGGGGTGGCAGGCATTTACAATGTAGGCGTGGTACCCGAAGCCAGAGGGAAAGGCATCGGCAAAGCTATCGTCAGCGCCGCCTGCCTGTATGCAAGGGAAAAAGGATATCACTATGCTACCCTCAATGCCAACCCGATGGGCAGACCAGTATATGAGCAATTAGGATTTCAGTGGATCGGCGACGGCCTAACCTGGTGGATCACCGATGACCGGCTGCAAAGCCGTCCGCCTGACGCTGCCGGGACAGCCCTCGCGGAAGCTGTCGGCAAAGGAGATATGGCGGCATTGGCCGCTTTCGCCGGCGCTGACCTGAACAAGCCTCTCTGCAACGGCATGCAGCTGCTGGAACTGGCCGCCCACTGCGGGCAACCGGCTGCAGCGGAATGGCTGATAGCCCATGGCGCCGCCTGCAGCGCACTGGATGCATGGAACCTCGGCTGGAAAGACCGCGCCGCCGCGCTGCTGGCAGAAAACCCGGCAGAAGTAAACCGTTTGTACGGAAATTTCCAATATACGTTACTGCACGTCGCCGTAGAAAAAAACGATATCGCATTGGCCCAACTGGCTTTGTCTGCCGGACCCGACCTGCAAATTACAGACGCCATCCACGAGGGCAATGCGCTCGGATGGGCCTACTACCTGGACAGGCCAGCAATTGAAGCGATGATCAAAGCATATCAGTCGGCACAGGGACTTTAA
- a CDS encoding DUF2064 domain-containing protein, whose amino-acid sequence MKVFNQALIVLARDKEVTIANTRLKDTVGDFKTREILHQLLSHTQETASYIHMDKYVVLEDMADYGLWEEYIIFPKLGHDAGESMLLAFNMVFATGYQEVVMIGMDCPHLSPELLEEAFAALRHNQVVIGPAQHGGFYLLGMQRFYPELFDFMDAGASHWLRRLLTAINKQELRFTFLPTLNVVQELADVPEDWL is encoded by the coding sequence ATGAAAGTATTCAACCAGGCATTGATCGTTCTTGCGAGAGACAAGGAGGTCACCATTGCGAACACCCGTCTAAAAGATACTGTAGGCGATTTTAAAACCCGTGAGATACTCCATCAGCTACTGAGTCATACCCAGGAAACAGCTTCCTATATCCACATGGACAAGTATGTAGTGCTGGAAGACATGGCCGATTACGGCTTATGGGAGGAGTACATCATTTTCCCGAAGCTGGGCCACGACGCCGGCGAATCCATGTTACTGGCTTTTAACATGGTGTTTGCAACCGGTTACCAGGAAGTGGTCATGATCGGTATGGACTGCCCCCACCTGTCGCCCGAACTGCTGGAGGAAGCTTTTGCCGCCCTCAGGCATAACCAGGTGGTCATCGGCCCGGCGCAACACGGTGGGTTTTATCTGCTGGGCATGCAACGTTTTTATCCCGAATTGTTTGATTTCATGGATGCGGGCGCTTCTCATTGGCTCCGCCGTCTGTTGACAGCCATCAACAAACAGGAACTCCGGTTTACCTTCCTGCCAACGCTGAATGTGGTGCAGGAGCTGGCCGACGTGCCGGAGGACTGGCTGTAA